In the genome of Falsirhodobacter halotolerans, one region contains:
- the cyoE gene encoding heme o synthase, whose translation MSDIRSFEGSGTAGAGDYLALLKPRVMSLVVFTAMVGLLVAPEGVHPVVALASILFIALGGGASGALNMWWDADIDAVMSRTQNRPIPAGRVTAGEALWFGLALSVISVVLLGLTANWFSSAFLAFTIFFYVVIYSMWLKRTTPQNIVIGGAAGAFPPMIGWAVATGGVSVESVLMFAIVFMWTPPHFWALALFMKADYHKAGVPMLTVTHGRRATRAHVLVYTLLLAPVAIGAAFTSIGGPIYLAVAVVANAIFIAGGWRIWRRDEVVAEADGYKVEKKVFAFSLLYLFVHFGAFLAEAALRPWGLGGW comes from the coding sequence ATGAGCGATATCCGCAGTTTCGAAGGGTCCGGCACCGCCGGGGCGGGCGACTATCTCGCGCTGTTGAAGCCGCGGGTGATGTCGCTTGTCGTGTTCACGGCGATGGTCGGCCTGCTGGTGGCGCCCGAAGGGGTGCATCCGGTGGTGGCCTTGGCCTCGATCCTGTTCATCGCCTTGGGCGGCGGGGCGTCGGGCGCGCTGAACATGTGGTGGGATGCCGATATCGACGCGGTGATGTCCCGCACGCAGAACCGCCCCATCCCCGCCGGGCGGGTGACGGCGGGCGAGGCGCTTTGGTTCGGGCTGGCGCTGTCGGTCATTTCGGTGGTGCTGCTGGGGCTGACGGCGAACTGGTTTTCTAGCGCGTTTCTGGCGTTCACCATCTTCTTCTATGTCGTGATCTATTCGATGTGGCTGAAGCGGACGACGCCGCAGAACATCGTCATCGGCGGGGCGGCGGGGGCGTTCCCCCCCATGATCGGCTGGGCCGTGGCGACGGGCGGCGTGTCGGTTGAAAGCGTGCTGATGTTCGCCATCGTCTTCATGTGGACGCCGCCGCATTTCTGGGCGCTGGCGCTGTTCATGAAGGCCGATTACCACAAGGCGGGCGTGCCGATGCTGACGGTGACGCATGGGCGCCGCGCCACGCGGGCGCATGTGCTGGTCTATACCCTGCTGCTGGCGCCGGTGGCGATCGGGGCGGCCTTCACCTCCATCGGGGGGCCGATCTATCTGGCGGTGGCGGTGGTGGCGAATGCGATCTTCATCGCGGGCGGCTGGCGCATCTGGCGGCGGGACGAGGTGGTGGCCGAGGCGGATGGCTACAAGGTGGAGAAGAAGGTCTTCGCCTTCTCGCTCCTCTATCTGTTCGTGCATTTCGGCGCGTTTCTGGCCGAAGCCGCGCTGCGCCCCTGGGGCCTTGGCGGCTGGTGA
- a CDS encoding SURF1 family cytochrome oxidase biogenesis protein codes for MKRYGMALLAAGVVGAVVLTGMGARDLYLAPREAARQAAAMRAVDAVPEAMPTDPVEAQDAYRAVRVHGMLLPDPVTRPVDHPEMGPGLRVFQVLETPEGRITLDRGFLYDAWAQDPLTATEVEVNGTLVWRDAEVARDLGAALPILVATTPTGDGIVPMPARAPAPPLRRPWMWFGLALAWVGMTWRATSRIKRRGEGNVTQ; via the coding sequence ATGAAGCGATATGGGATGGCCCTGCTGGCGGCGGGGGTCGTGGGGGCCGTCGTCCTGACCGGTATGGGCGCGCGCGACCTGTATCTGGCCCCGCGCGAGGCGGCGCGGCAGGCGGCGGCGATGCGGGCCGTGGACGCGGTGCCGGAGGCGATGCCCACCGACCCGGTGGAGGCGCAGGACGCTTATCGCGCGGTGCGGGTGCACGGTATGCTGCTGCCGGACCCTGTGACCCGGCCCGTCGATCACCCCGAAATGGGGCCGGGGCTGCGCGTTTTTCAGGTGCTGGAGACGCCGGAGGGCCGCATCACGCTGGACCGGGGCTTTTTGTATGACGCCTGGGCGCAGGACCCCCTGACCGCGACCGAGGTGGAGGTGAACGGCACCCTGGTCTGGCGGGACGCGGAGGTGGCGCGCGATCTGGGGGCCGCATTGCCGATCCTTGTGGCGACGACGCCCACCGGCGATGGGATCGTGCCGATGCCCGCCCGCGCCCCCGCGCCCCCCCTGCGCCGCCCGTGGATGTGGTTCGGCCTGGCCCTTGCATGGGTGGGGATGACATGGAGGGCAACGTCGCGTATCAAGCGGCGTGGCGAAGGAAATGTGACGCAATGA
- the thrC gene encoding threonine synthase: MKYISTRGAAPALTFDQAMMTGLARDGGLYLPETIPTLSEGEISALAGLPYEEVVFRVIRPFTGDAFADDELKGLIAKAYAGFNHTARAPLVQLDANHFLLELFHGPTLAFKDFAMQLIGQLMQAALAKSGERITIVGATSGDTGSAAIEAFKGLENVDVIILFPHGRVSEVQRRQMTTPQEPNVHALAVDGDFDTCQARLKDMFNDFAFRDEVRLAGVNSINWARVLAQVVYYFTAATALGAPAREVSFAVPTGNFGDIFAGYIARRMGLPIKTLVVATNQNDILHRALTTGEYRPDGVVPSISPSMDIQVSSNFERALFYAYDGDGAAVAQVMEELKSGGFRISQGALEALRDTFASGRVSEEETAATIRDMLAETGELLCPHSAVGVAVAKAHLGPEPMITLATAHPAKFPDAVEAATGQRPELPPHMAGLFTRGERVTRVGNDLAALQAVIRERIAR, from the coding sequence ATGAAATATATCTCGACCCGTGGTGCGGCCCCCGCTCTGACCTTCGATCAGGCGATGATGACGGGCCTTGCGCGCGATGGCGGCCTGTATCTGCCCGAAACCATCCCGACGCTGAGCGAGGGGGAAATTTCGGCGCTGGCAGGCCTTCCCTATGAGGAGGTGGTGTTCCGCGTCATCCGCCCGTTCACCGGGGATGCCTTTGCCGACGACGAATTGAAGGGTCTGATCGCCAAGGCCTATGCCGGGTTCAACCACACCGCCCGCGCGCCGCTGGTGCAGCTGGATGCGAACCATTTCCTGCTGGAACTGTTCCACGGGCCCACGCTGGCCTTCAAGGACTTCGCCATGCAGTTGATCGGCCAGCTGATGCAGGCCGCGTTGGCGAAATCGGGGGAACGGATCACCATCGTGGGCGCGACCTCGGGCGATACCGGGTCGGCGGCGATCGAGGCGTTCAAGGGGCTGGAGAATGTGGATGTCATCATCCTGTTCCCGCATGGCCGCGTGTCCGAGGTGCAGCGCCGCCAGATGACCACCCCGCAGGAGCCGAACGTCCATGCTCTGGCGGTGGATGGGGATTTCGACACCTGTCAGGCCCGCCTGAAGGACATGTTCAACGATTTCGCCTTCCGGGACGAGGTGCGCCTGGCGGGTGTGAACTCGATCAACTGGGCGCGGGTTCTGGCGCAGGTGGTCTATTACTTCACGGCGGCGACGGCCCTTGGCGCGCCCGCGCGCGAGGTGAGCTTTGCCGTGCCCACCGGCAATTTCGGTGACATCTTTGCGGGTTACATCGCGCGCCGGATGGGCCTGCCGATCAAGACGCTGGTAGTGGCCACGAACCAGAACGACATCCTGCACCGCGCGCTGACCACCGGCGAATACCGGCCCGATGGCGTCGTGCCCTCGATCAGCCCGTCGATGGACATTCAGGTGTCGTCGAATTTCGAACGGGCGTTGTTCTATGCCTATGACGGCGATGGTGCGGCGGTGGCGCAGGTGATGGAAGAGCTGAAATCCGGCGGCTTCCGCATCAGCCAGGGTGCCCTTGAGGCGCTGCGCGACACCTTCGCCTCGGGCCGCGTGTCCGAGGAGGAGACGGCCGCCACCATCCGCGACATGCTGGCCGAAACGGGCGAATTGCTGTGCCCGCATTCCGCCGTGGGTGTGGCTGTGGCCAAGGCCCATCTGGGGCCCGAGCCGATGATCACGCTGGCGACCGCGCATCCGGCAAAGTTCCCCGACGCGGTGGAGGCGGCGACGGGCCAACGCCCGGAACTGCCGCCGCATATGGCAGGGCTGTTCACGCGCGGCGAGCGTGTGACGCGGGTGGGGAACGATCTGGCGGCGTTGCAGGCCGTGATCCGCGAAAGGATCGCGCGTTGA
- a CDS encoding M16 family metallopeptidase, giving the protein MTIRLTTLPNGFRIVTEHMPGLKSASVGVWVTAGGRHERADQNGIAHFLEHMAFKGTKTRSALRIAEEIEDVGGYINAYTSREMTAYYARVLENDVPLALDVISDILLNPVFDPREIEVERGVILQEIGQTLDTPDDIIFDWLHEVSYPDQPFGRTILGPEARVAAFTRDDLRRFVGEHYGPAQMILSAAGGIDHDAIVAQATDLFGGLPPATAPVAPAATFIGGERRERKKLEQAHFALSFEGPGYRSDDMFAAQVYAMAMGGGMSSRLFQKIREERGLCYTIFAQAGAYEDTGQVTIYSGTSASDIGDLATITVDELKRAADDMTEAEVARARAQMKAGMLMGLESPSSRAERIARLLAIWGRVPDVEEAVAKVDAVGVEDVRRYGADLLTAPSALALYGQVAAAPGLDDIRRRLVV; this is encoded by the coding sequence TTGACCATTCGTCTGACGACCCTGCCGAACGGGTTTCGCATCGTGACCGAACACATGCCGGGGCTGAAATCCGCCTCGGTCGGGGTGTGGGTGACCGCGGGCGGGCGGCATGAACGGGCCGACCAGAACGGCATCGCCCATTTTCTGGAGCATATGGCCTTCAAGGGCACCAAGACCCGCAGCGCGCTGCGCATCGCCGAGGAAATCGAGGATGTGGGCGGGTATATCAACGCCTATACCAGCCGCGAGATGACCGCCTATTACGCGCGGGTGCTGGAAAACGACGTGCCTCTGGCGCTGGACGTGATTTCGGACATCCTGCTGAACCCCGTGTTCGACCCGCGCGAGATCGAGGTGGAGCGGGGGGTGATTTTGCAGGAGATCGGGCAGACACTGGACACGCCCGACGACATCATCTTCGACTGGCTGCACGAGGTGTCCTATCCCGACCAGCCGTTCGGGCGCACGATCCTTGGCCCGGAGGCGCGGGTGGCGGCGTTCACGCGCGACGATCTGCGCCGCTTCGTGGGCGAGCATTACGGGCCCGCGCAGATGATCCTGTCGGCGGCGGGCGGGATCGACCACGACGCCATCGTGGCGCAGGCGACGGATCTGTTCGGCGGCCTGCCCCCCGCGACGGCGCCGGTGGCCCCCGCGGCGACCTTCATCGGTGGCGAGCGGCGGGAGCGCAAGAAGCTGGAGCAGGCGCATTTCGCCCTGTCCTTCGAGGGGCCGGGATATCGGTCCGACGACATGTTCGCGGCGCAGGTCTATGCCATGGCGATGGGGGGCGGCATGTCCTCCCGCCTGTTCCAGAAGATCCGCGAGGAGCGGGGGCTGTGCTATACCATCTTTGCGCAGGCCGGGGCCTATGAGGATACGGGGCAGGTCACGATCTACTCCGGCACCTCGGCCAGCGATATCGGCGATCTGGCCACGATCACGGTGGACGAGTTGAAGCGGGCGGCCGACGACATGACCGAGGCCGAGGTGGCGCGGGCGCGGGCGCAGATGAAGGCGGGAATGCTGATGGGGCTGGAAAGCCCGTCGTCGCGCGCGGAACGCATCGCCCGCTTGTTGGCCATCTGGGGCCGCGTGCCGGATGTGGAGGAAGCCGTGGCCAAGGTGGATGCGGTGGGGGTCGAGGATGTGCGGCGGTATGGCGCGGATCTGTTGACGGCCCCGTCGGCACTGGCGCTTTACGGTCAGGTGGCGGCGGCGCCGGGTCTGGACGACATCCGGCGGAGGCTGGTCGTCTGA